From bacterium, a single genomic window includes:
- a CDS encoding DUF4338 domain-containing protein, whose protein sequence is MPIDLPVEQLRDLRLEVVDDRRTSHLWNEYIQRHHYLGYQPLPGAQLRYLAGSQGQILALLGFGAAAWKIAPRDRWIGWSADQRQQRLHLLINNARFLILPWITSRNLASKLLAMAARRVAEDWDRRYGYRPVLMETFVETPRFAGTCYRAANWTHVGQTRGRGKLDIRHQAPLPIKDIWLYPIEKKCRRTLCS, encoded by the coding sequence CTGCCGATCGACCTGCCGGTGGAGCAACTCAGGGACCTGCGACTCGAAGTCGTCGATGACCGCCGCACCTCGCACCTATGGAATGAATACATCCAGCGCCACCACTATCTCGGCTATCAACCTCTTCCCGGGGCGCAGCTGCGTTATCTCGCGGGCTCTCAGGGCCAGATTTTGGCGCTGCTCGGCTTCGGCGCTGCGGCGTGGAAGATCGCACCACGGGACCGCTGGATTGGATGGAGCGCTGACCAACGTCAGCAACGGTTGCACTTGCTGATCAATAACGCCCGGTTCTTGATCCTGCCGTGGATCACCAGCCGCAACCTGGCGTCCAAACTCCTCGCCATGGCGGCGCGACGAGTCGCCGAGGATTGGGACCGACGCTATGGCTACCGTCCCGTCCTCATGGAAACCTTCGTCGAGACGCCGAGGTTTGCTGGTACCTGTTACCGCGCGGCGAACTGGACTCATGTCGGGCAAACCCGGGGCCGGGGCAAGCTAGACATACGACATCAAGCCCCGCTGCCGATCAAG